In a genomic window of Helianthus annuus cultivar XRQ/B chromosome 10, HanXRQr2.0-SUNRISE, whole genome shotgun sequence:
- the LOC110886916 gene encoding probable 2-oxoglutarate-dependent dioxygenase AOP1 produces the protein MRMVAKSYEIEQLYEPFLGSTDYILKFNKYKSTKADEPRLGLFPHTETILHQKEQGKGLEIKTKDQKWVEVDLSPSSFVFMAGDVCTAWTNGRMEVPVHWVMMEGKKDRFSMVVSLYIRDLEIQAPQEPVDGNHPVQYKPFEHYKYIDFHTYQNSRKLRNPLEHYCGV, from the exons ATGAGAATGGTGGCGAAAAGTTATGAAATAGAGCAACTCTACGAGCCGTTCCTTGGATCTACAGACTACATTCTTAAATTCAATAAATACAAAAGCACTAAGGCGGACGAACCGAGGCTAGGCCTCTTTCCTCACACAGAAACCATACTCCATCAAAAAGAACAAGGAAAGGGTCTCGAGATAAAGACGAAGGACCAGAAATGGGTTGAAGTTGATCTTTCACCCTCCAGTTTTGTGTTCATGGCCGGGGATGTTTGCACG GCATGGACAAATGGACGAATGGAGGTACCGGTCCATTGGGTGATGATGGAAGGGAAAAAAGATAGATTTTCGATGGTGGTGTCGTTGTATATCCGGGACCTCGAGATACAGGCACCTCAAGAACCGGTTGATGGAAACCACCCTGTGCAGTATAAGCCATTTGAGCACTACAAGTATATAGATTTCCATACCTACCAAAATAGTAGAAAACTGAGAAACCCCCTCGAACACTACTGTGGTGTTTGA